Proteins from one Setaria italica strain Yugu1 chromosome V, Setaria_italica_v2.0, whole genome shotgun sequence genomic window:
- the LOC101753419 gene encoding E3 ubiquitin ligase PQT3-like, which produces MGVVYYQYKSEKDICSMPVPSAFISVSELKQLIMTSGKYGSARSRGRLRDDLVISNAQTGEEYEDERTLVLQNTHVLVRRVSIPGQLSENIVLSPRRKVTEGCSVPSSKSVVTDLSSESRSSIGVQDEDAAITAVIDAAELKLEQYPSKRGQGSGRFTSGRNYGREVEAPPLGYICRSCGVPGHFIQHCPQESKTPPPGYICYRCRIPGHFIHHCPTNGDPKFDNNKMSRSLAPVVTVSPDNGILESLVPDAPASAVDDLPAELHCRLCKKVMVDAVLTSKCCFDSFCDKCIRDYIITESKCICGAKALADDLIPNQTLRSTISNMLGTRASSSGSVTTMHRSSSGSNPDPKLQSHTPSAASEREMKQSTNLQLSAASAPDDGLQVATEGDLMNQTQKLAADVDIMSKDEGDSTEVSAEKAVASAEVIKVKDGSASESKVTTVSGALDHNATRTDQPKKKRKKVDSTKNVQPNNVDYGYNVPLDAAYYNTFFSGYPWVTEPYMYGSMAMPYGGYPMGPYGVNSFNGMPPQALAAQGYPASYQRSKTRPTHHQGTEAVAARPRQAERPKDTHLQPLSSEHNRQPGSSHGSESRSRTGSSSERRDHGRSARASHDYYEDHSSRKRMRDSSPLYGDKQSNRRSIHTSRSTTREEDASDDECNFKRRWGRRSSGSVDTRH; this is translated from the exons atggGTGTTGTGTATTACCAATATAAGAGTGAAAAGGATATCTGTTCCATGCCTGTGCCCTCTGCTTTTATCTCTGTCTCTGAACTAAAGCAGCTTATCATGACTAGTGGTAAGTACGGCAGTGCCCGATCCCGCGGCCGTCTCAGGGACGATCTTGTCATCTCCAACGCCCAGACTGGCGAAG AATATGAAGATGAAAGGACATTGGTACTACAGAACACACATGTGCTGGTTCGCAGAGTTTCCATTCCTGGACAACTGTCGGAGAATATCGTCTTGTCCCCACG AAGGAAAGTCACGGAAGGATGTTCTGTACCTTCAAGCAAATCAGTGGTTACTGACTTAAGCTCAGAATCGCGTTCCTCCATAGGAGTGCAAGATGAAGATGCTGCAATCACGGCGGTGATTGATGCGGCCGAACTCAAATT GGAACAGTACCCATCTAAAAGAGGACAGGGCAGTGGAAGGTTTACATCAGGACGAAACTATGGACGGGAAGTGGAAGCTCCTCCACTAGGGTACATCTGCCGCTCTTGCGGTGTTCCAGGCCATTTCATTCAACACTGCCCACAGGAAAGCAAGACGCCTCCACCTGGATACATCTGCTACAGATGCCGAATCCCAGGGCACTTCATTCACCATTGCCCCACCAATGGGGATCCCAAGTTCGACAATAATAAAATGAGTCGGTCTCTTGCACCGGTAGTTACTGTAAGTCCTGACAATGGCATTCTGGAATCACTTGTCCCAGATGCACCAGCGAGTGCTGTTGATGACTTGCCAGCAGAGCTCCACTGTCGACTGTGTAAAAAAGTGATGGTAGATGCAGTACTGACAAGCAAGTGTTGTTTTGACAGTTTTTGTGATAAAT GCATTCGGGATTACATTATTACCGAGTCAAAGTGCATTTGTGGAGCCAAGGCGCTAGCAGATGACCTCATTCCCAATCAAACACTTCGGAGCACAATCAGCAATATGTTGGGAACACGAGCTAGCAGCAGCGGAAGTGTTACAACAATGCACAGAAGTTCATCAGGCAGCAACCCCGATCCCAAATTACAGAGCCACACCCCTTCTGCTGCCTCAGAAAGGGAGATGAAGCAATCGACAAACCTTCAGCTATCAGCAGCATCTGCACCTGATGATGGACTCCAGGTTGCTACGGAAGGTGATCTCATGAACCAGACTCAGAAATTGGCAGCCGATGTTGATATCATGAGCAAAGATGAAGGTGATTCTACAGAAGTGTCAGCAGAGAAGGCTGTAGCAAGTGCTGAAGTCATCAAAGTAAAAGATGGAAGTGCATCGGAATCGAAGGTCACTACAGTTTCAGGAGCCCTAGATCATAATGCCACAAGGACAGATCAAccgaagaagaagcggaagaaggTAGACTCAACAAAGAATGTTCAACCCAACAATGTTGACTATGGTTACAACGTTCCACTTGACGCTGCATATTACAACACTTTCTTCAGTGGATATCCTTGGGTAACTGAACCATACATGTACGGCTCAATGGCGATGCCTTACGGTGGTTATCCAATGGGCCCATATGGTGTAAATTCCTTCAATGGCATGCCACCGCAGGCTCTTGCGGCGCAGGGCTATCCAGCAAGCTATCAAAG GTCTAAAACTCGGCCCACACATCACCAGGGCACTGAAGCTGTCGCGGCACGTCCAAGGCAGGCTGAGAGGCCCAAGGACACTCACCTTCAGCCCCTATCATCGGAGCACAACCGCCAACCAGGCTCTTCTCATGGTTCAGAATCGAGGAGCAGAACCGGGTCAAGCTCTGAGAGAAGGGACCATGGGCGTTCTGCCAGGGCCTCCCATGACTACTACGAGGATCACTCTAGTAGGAAGAGAATGCGTGATTCTTCTCCATTGTATGGCGACAAACAGAGCAACCGGAGGTCGATACACACTTCCAGGAGTACGACTCGTGAGGAGGATGCAAGCGATGATGAGTGCAACTTCAAGAGGAGATGGGGGCGCAGATCATCAGGCTCCGTGGACACGAGGCACTGA
- the LOC101786616 gene encoding E3 ubiquitin-protein ligase Smurf1 isoform X1 codes for MDSSQNQPLPPGVGTWSQAPPNHPPQFNSDPQSYHSPFDTRHDTASGNNSDSAAGIESAVQEAVLHAQDVETQQVIQNQRYANTTSEPTAYGEDLLSNRRDPNALKEHLLKMTADHRAEMANKRGKPVHPNNGNVEIGNGYGVPGGGAYYAANLPSTQMNKPRDESDKAKCANDLPDFLKQRLRARGILKDETTNKNSMNTQNVDSQEIQNKSGQELPPGWVEAKDPTTGAPYFYNQSTGVSQWNRPGGAVNTMHHQVSPSLPENWEEAIDKLTGHRYYYNTRTQATQWEPPTPVNAIATPPAPTKTAVEPVAQTADIWNSQMQRCLGCGGWGVGLVQPWGYCNHCTRVQNLPFQQYPSYPNNTMHSGGNNAPKTQGNVGAKDRSSSKPPFGKQNRKDHRKRNRPEDDELDPMDPSSYSDAPRGGWVVGLKGVQPRAADTTAAGPLFQQRPYPSPGAVLRKNAEVATHGKKRGGMAPITKRGDGSDGLGEAD; via the exons ATGGACAGCTCTCAGAATCAACCATTACCACCTGGTGTTGGAACATGGTCACAGGCACCTCCCAATCACCCACCACAGTTCAATTCTGACCCACAGTCTTATCATTCTCCATTTGACACTAGACATGACACTGCTAGTGGCAACAATAGTGATAGTGCAGCAGGCATTGAATCAGCTGTCCAAGAGGCTGTTCTTCACGCACAG GACGTTGAGACCCAGCAAGTCATACAAAATCAAAG ATATGCAAACACAACAAGTGAACCTACAGCATATGGGGAAGACTTACTTTCGAACCGCCGTGACCCAAATGCATTGAAG GAACACTTATTAAAGATGACAGCTGATCATCGTGCAGAGATGGCAAACAAAAGGGGGAAGCCAGTTCATCCAAACAATG GCAATGTTGAAATTGGCAATGGCTATGGTGTACCAGGAGGGGGTGCTTATTATGCTGCGAACTTGCCAAGTACTCAAATGA ATAAACCTAGAGATGAATCTGATAAAGCAAAATGTGCAAACGATCTCCCTGATTTTTTGAAGCAGAGGTTAAGAGCAAGGGGAATTCTCAAAGATGAGACAACAAATAAGAATAGCATGAATACACAGAAT GTGGATTCCCAAGAAATCCAGAACAAATCTGGGCAAGAGTTGCCTCCTGGTTGG GTTGAAGCAAAGGACCCGACCACTGGTGCTCCTTATTTCTACAACCAAAGCACTGGAGTGAGTCAATGGAATCGTCCCGGTGGTGCTGTGAATACCATGCACCATCAAGTTTCTCCATCCTTGCCAGAGAATTGGGAGGAGGCAATTGACAAATTAACAG GCCACAGATACTATTATAATACAAGGACACAGGCCACACAGTGGGAGCCTCCTACTCCTGTGAACGCCATTGCTACACCTCCTGCTCCCACCAAAACTGCAGTAGAGCCGGTCGCTCAAACTGCAGATATTTGGAACTCTCAAATGCAGAGATGTTTGGGCTGTGGTGGATGGGGAGTTGGTCTTGTCCAGCCTTGGGGATACTGCAATCACTGCACAAG GGTTCAAAATCTTCCTTTTCAACAGTATCCATCTTACCCAAACAATACGATGCACTCTGGTGGTAACAATGCTCCCAAAACTCAGGGGAATGTTGGAGCTAAGGACAG ATCAAGCTCAAAACCACCCTTTGGGAAACAGAACAGAAAAGATCATCGCAAAAGAAATCGCCCAGAAGATGATGAGCTTGACCCGATGGACCCAAGTTCTTACTCAGATGCTCCACGGGGTGGCTG GGTTGTTGGTTTGAAGGGTGTACAACCACGAGCAGCGGATACTACTGCAGCT
- the LOC101753834 gene encoding pre-rRNA-processing protein TSR2 gives MAASNSGGGPISTQAAAALAEGINLVFGRWTALQMAVENQWGGRDSRAKADQFGESLHSWFCRSRGPHYFEDLVDMMYEKISDSFNADFEDNSVEEVAEQLLIMHEECLQSNYSSIEVLRNSHVQGSAVSQSRQISADGDDSDSSDDDDGDASMMEDEAAAAPEEMAVDRPRPSKPAPDADGWTVVPPRHGGRSRGGKN, from the exons ATGGCCGCATccaacagcggcggcggcccgatCTCaacccaggcggcggcggcgcttgccgAGGGCATCAATCTGGTGTTCGGGCGCTGGACGGCGCTGCAGATGGCGGTGGAGAACCAGTGGGGCGGCCGCGACTCCCGCGCCAAGGCGGACCAGTTCGGCGAGTCCCTCCACTCCTGGTTCTGTCGCTCCAGGG GTCCGCATTATTTTGAAGACTTGGTGGATATGATGTACGAGAAAATATCTGATTCTTTCAATGCTGACTTCGAGGATAATAGTGTTGAGGAG GTCGCTGAACAATTATTGATTATGCATGAAGAATGCCTGCAAAGCAACTATTCATCTATAGAGGTGTTAAGGAACTCACATGTTCAGGGGAGTGCTGTTTCTCAAAGTAGACAG ATATCAGCTGATGGTGATGACAGTGATAGCTCAGATGATGACGATGGCGACGCGTCAATGATGGAAGATGAAGCAGCAGCTGCACCAGAGGAGATGGCGGTGGACAGACCGAGGCCCTCGAAGCCTGCACCTGATGCTGATGGGTGGACCGTCGTGCCTCCTAGGCATGGTGGTCGCTCCCGCGGCGGCAAGAATTAG
- the LOC101752725 gene encoding selenium-binding protein 1 has protein sequence MAGAAAVDVPAPAATNGGACCHAGAKGPGYATPLEAMEKGPREKLIYVTCVYNGTGINKPDYLATVDLDPASPTYSQVIHRLPVTHIGDELHHSGWNSCSSCHGDPSAKRRFLILPSLLSGRVYVVDTATDPRVPSLHKVVQAEDIAEKTGLGFPHTSHCLASGDIMISCLGDKEGNAAGNGFLLLDSEFNVKGRWEKPGHSPLFGYDFWYQPRHKTMISSTWGAPAAFRTGFDLQHVQDGLYGRHLHVYDWPGGELKQTLDLGDTGLLPLEVRFLHDPSKDTGYVGCALTSNMVRFFKTADGSWSHEVAIDVKPLKVRNWILPEMPGLITDFVISLDDRYLYLVNWLHGDIRQYNIEDPAKPVLAGQVWVGGLLQKGSDVVYLTDDGQEEQYNVPQVKEHRLRGGPQMIQLSLDGKRIYVTNSLFSRWDEQFYGDDLVKKGSHMLQIDVDTEKGGLAINPNFFVDFSKEPDGPALAHEMRYPGGDCTSDIWI, from the exons ATggccggagcagcggcggtcgacgtgccggcgccggcggcgaccaaCGGCGGGGCGTGCTGCCACGCCGGCGCGAAGGGGCCCGGGTACGCGACGCCGCTGGAGGCCATGGAAAAGGGCCCCagggagaagctcatctacgtcACCTGCGTCTACAACG GTACTGGAATTAACAAGCCGGATTACCTTGCGACGGTGGATTTGGACCCCGCCTCTCCTACATACTCCCAAGTGATCCACAGGCTCCCAGTGACCCACATTGGTGACGAGCTGCATCACTCTGGCTGGAACTCTTGCAGCTCCTGCCATGGTGATCCATCAGCAAAACGCCGTTTCTTGATCCTGCCTTCATTGCT GTCAGGTCGTGTATATGTCGTTGACACTGCGACAGACCCCAGGGTGCCGTCCTTGCATAAGGTGGTCCAGGCCGAGGACATTGCTGAGAAGACGGGGCTTGGATTTCCTCACACATCTCATTGCCTTGCATCTGGAGACATAATGATTTCTTGCCTGGGAGACAAGGAGGGGAATGCTGCTGGGAATGGCTTCCTCCTGTTGGATTCAGAATTTAATGTCAAAGGGCG CTGGGAAAAGCCAGGTCACAGCCCCTTGTTTGGCTATGACTTCTGGTACCAGCCTCGCCACAAGACGATGATCAGTTCAACATGGGGAGCCCCTGCAGCCTTCAGGACAGGTTTCGATCTTCAACATGTCCAGGATGGTCTCTATGGAAGGCATCTGCATGTGTATGACTGGCCTGGTGGTGAGCTCAAACAGACGCTTGATCTAGGTGACACGGGACTTCTCCCCCTTGAG GTGAGGTTTTTACATGACCCATCAAAGGACACTGGCTATGTTGGCTGTGCTTTGACAAGCAACATGGTCAGATTCTTCAAAACTGCGGATGGATCATGGAGCCACGAG GTTGCTATCGATGTAAAACCACTGAAAGTCCGCAACTGGATTCTGCCAGAAATGCCAGGATTGATAACTGATTTTGTTATCTCTCTTGATGACCGCTATCTCTATTTGGTCAATTGGCTTCATGGGGATATCAGGCAGTACAACATTGAGGACCCTGCAAAGCCTGTCTTGGCTGGACAAGTATGGGTTGGTGGTCTTCTTCAAAAGGGCAGCGATGTTGTCTATCTTACTGATGATGGCCAAGAAGAACAGTACAATGTGCCCCAGGTCAAG GAGCATCGACTTAGAGGCGGACCACAGATGATTCAGCTGAGCTTGGATGGCAAGAGGATTTACGTAACCAATTCACTTTTCAGCCGATGGGATGAACAGTTCTATGGTGATGATCTTGTCAAGAAGGGCTCCCACATGCTGCAGATCGATGTCGACACTGAGAAAGGAGGGCTGGCTATCAACCCCAACTTCTTTGTAGATTTTAGCAAAGAGCCTGATGGTCCTGCCTTGGCCCATGAGATGAGATATCCTGGTGGGGACTGCACCTCTGATATATGGATCTAA